A DNA window from Aminipila luticellarii contains the following coding sequences:
- a CDS encoding L-lactate dehydrogenase has product MTLRTRKIIIIGAGHVGSHAGYALASQGLAEKIVYIDTDEEKAGAQALDLFDAMAYLPHRVLVTAGDYTEAADADLLIIAAGPLPDMGKGQSRMDTLAQTIEILQGILDGIKQSGFHGIIISVSNPADVVAHYVQHRLGYPKEKIISTSTVLDSARLRRVLSEKIGIDQKSIYAYALGEHGESQMVAWSTVTIAGKPVLELMKEKPDKYGQLDLEAIAEEGKAGGWHILGGKGSTEFGIGAAIAEVTRAVFADEKRVLPVSVLLEGEYGQRGVYASVPAVLGIHGVEEIIELNLTEEEKAKFDWSCQTMRENYEMACKL; this is encoded by the coding sequence ATGACACTAAGAACCAGAAAAATAATTATTATCGGAGCGGGGCATGTAGGATCTCATGCGGGATATGCCTTAGCCTCCCAGGGACTGGCAGAGAAGATTGTCTATATTGATACAGATGAAGAGAAGGCTGGAGCGCAGGCATTAGATTTATTTGATGCAATGGCTTATCTTCCCCATCGTGTATTGGTTACAGCAGGGGACTACACAGAGGCTGCTGATGCGGATTTGCTGATTATAGCCGCAGGACCGCTTCCCGATATGGGTAAAGGCCAGTCTCGAATGGATACTCTGGCTCAGACGATTGAAATTCTGCAAGGCATTCTGGATGGAATCAAACAATCAGGCTTTCATGGAATCATAATCAGTGTTTCCAATCCGGCAGATGTTGTTGCCCACTATGTACAGCACCGGTTGGGGTATCCAAAAGAAAAAATTATTTCTACCAGCACGGTCTTGGATTCGGCAAGACTTAGAAGGGTTCTTTCAGAGAAAATCGGAATAGATCAGAAATCCATATATGCTTATGCACTGGGGGAGCACGGGGAAAGTCAGATGGTCGCTTGGTCCACTGTGACCATTGCCGGGAAACCTGTTTTAGAGTTGATGAAGGAAAAACCGGATAAATATGGGCAGCTGGATTTAGAAGCCATAGCGGAAGAAGGAAAAGCCGGAGGGTGGCATATTCTCGGTGGAAAAGGTTCAACCGAATTTGGAATCGGAGCGGCTATAGCGGAGGTAACGCGGGCTGTTTTTGCAGATGAAAAAAGAGTTCTCCCTGTCTCCGTTCTGTTAGAGGGGGAATATGGCCAGCGGGGGGTTTATGCTTCTGTTCCGGCAGTCCTTGGAATACATGGAGTGGAAGAAATCATAGAATTGAATCTAACCGAAGAAGAAAAGGCAAAATTTGATTGGTCTTGCCAAACTATGCGAGAAAATTATGAAATGGCATGCAAGCTATAG
- a CDS encoding methionine ABC transporter permease gives MHELLNTYCPNLMTKLPDFYESIAETLQMVVRSGWISFMIGLVLGILLTVTKKGGILENQIVFQILDKVVNFFRSIPFIILLAGLLPFTRMIAGTAIGVEGAIVPLIFGTVPFFARQIESVLAELNPGLLEAAKAMGDGPIRIIISVYLRESIPGIVRATTITTISLIGLTAMAGAVGAGGLGDFAIRFGYQRNQVDVTYASVLVLVLLVSLIQLGGNLIAKKSTH, from the coding sequence ATGCACGAGCTTCTTAATACGTATTGCCCGAATCTGATGACGAAGCTTCCCGACTTTTATGAAAGCATAGCTGAGACTCTGCAAATGGTTGTGAGGTCAGGCTGGATTTCTTTTATGATCGGATTGGTGCTGGGCATTTTACTGACGGTTACTAAAAAAGGCGGGATCCTTGAAAATCAAATTGTTTTTCAGATTCTGGATAAGGTCGTCAATTTTTTCCGGTCCATACCATTCATTATTTTGCTGGCAGGTCTGCTCCCTTTCACAAGAATGATAGCGGGGACAGCCATAGGTGTGGAGGGCGCCATTGTTCCGCTGATCTTTGGAACGGTTCCATTCTTTGCAAGACAAATTGAATCGGTGCTGGCGGAACTGAATCCGGGATTATTGGAAGCTGCAAAAGCGATGGGAGACGGGCCGATCAGAATTATTATCAGCGTTTATTTAAGAGAGAGCATTCCGGGAATTGTTCGGGCTACGACGATTACAACGATTAGTTTAATTGGGCTGACAGCCATGGCGGGCGCCGTTGGGGCCGGGGGACTGGGAGATTTTGCAATCCGGTTCGGCTATCAAAGAAATCAGGTGGATGTAACGTATGCTTCGGTTTTGGTATTGGTTCTTTTAGTCAGCCTGATACAGCTGGGCGGAAATCTCATTGCGAAAAAAAGCACCCATTAA
- a CDS encoding methionine ABC transporter ATP-binding protein, with product MIKFENISKTFESGGKTVEAIKRINLNIDAGKIYGIIGFSGAGKSTLVRCINLLERPTEGKVFLGSTELTGLSERQLRRERKKIGMIFQQFNLFSSRTVQQNVAYPLKHQGMTKKKVDERVEELLHLVGLEDKAKMYPSQLSGGQKQRVAIARALAHQPEILLSDEATSALDPQTTRSILKLLKQLNETLGITIVVITHEMQVVKEICDKVVVMENGEIVEEGEVFQVFSNPKKDITKNFVDSTSNLSKIYELMESSVSVTKLNKGECILRFKYLEKNTSEALVSQISRRFNLDVNIIFGNIELIGENPIGGLVSVVKGSKEDIEAAMDYLKSKNVGVEVILDARAS from the coding sequence GTGATCAAATTTGAAAATATCAGTAAGACCTTTGAGTCTGGCGGTAAAACGGTGGAAGCGATCAAAAGAATAAACCTGAACATTGATGCAGGAAAAATATATGGCATTATCGGATTTTCGGGAGCGGGTAAGTCCACTCTGGTAAGGTGTATCAATTTGCTGGAAAGACCCACGGAAGGAAAAGTTTTTTTAGGAAGTACGGAGCTGACCGGACTGTCAGAAAGACAGCTTCGCAGGGAACGAAAGAAAATCGGTATGATATTTCAACAATTTAATTTGTTTTCGTCCAGAACCGTGCAGCAGAATGTAGCCTATCCTCTAAAGCATCAGGGAATGACCAAAAAGAAGGTGGATGAAAGGGTGGAGGAGCTGCTGCATTTGGTGGGCTTAGAAGATAAAGCAAAGATGTATCCTTCCCAGCTATCCGGGGGGCAGAAACAGCGAGTGGCCATCGCAAGAGCATTGGCGCACCAGCCGGAAATTCTGCTCAGTGATGAAGCTACCAGTGCACTGGATCCGCAGACCACAAGATCCATATTAAAGCTGTTAAAGCAGTTAAATGAAACGCTTGGAATCACCATAGTGGTGATCACCCATGAGATGCAAGTCGTAAAAGAAATCTGTGATAAGGTCGTGGTCATGGAAAACGGTGAAATTGTAGAGGAAGGGGAAGTCTTTCAGGTTTTTTCCAATCCAAAGAAAGACATTACAAAAAATTTTGTAGACAGTACTTCTAATTTATCTAAAATATATGAGCTGATGGAGTCTTCTGTTTCCGTTACGAAATTAAATAAAGGAGAATGCATTTTAAGGTTCAAATATTTGGAAAAAAATACATCTGAAGCTCTGGTATCGCAGATTTCAAGAAGATTCAATCTGGATGTAAATATTATTTTCGGAAATATTGAGCTGATTGGAGAAAATCCCATTGGCGGTCTGGTTTCAGTTGTGAAAGGGAGTAAGGAAGATATTGAGGCGGCCATGGATTATCTAAAGTCAAAGAATGTGGGAGTGGAGGTGATTCTGGATGCACGAGCTTCTTAA
- a CDS encoding LysR family transcriptional regulator: MTLQQMKYAIEIADKGSINLAAKSLFISQPSLSGTIKELEDEIGIEIFIRTNRGITITSEGSEFLGYARQVVEQYNLMEEQYIEKKVRKKYFSVSTQHYSFAVKAFVEMVKQFDMDEYEFAVHETKTYEVIDDVKNFKSDVGILYLDDFNEKVLRKILNENSLEFIELFSCDTYVYLWKGHPLAKNSMITMEELENYPCLSFEQGKNNSFYFAEEVLSTYEYKRIIKANDRATMLNLMVGLNGYTLCSGIICEELNGKDYQAIKLDSDEVMHIGYIKHKRIPLSLEGKKYLDELLKYRELVL; encoded by the coding sequence ATGACACTTCAGCAAATGAAATATGCGATAGAAATCGCAGACAAGGGTTCGATCAATCTTGCAGCGAAGTCTCTGTTTATTTCCCAGCCCAGCCTATCGGGAACCATAAAAGAGCTGGAGGATGAAATCGGCATAGAAATTTTTATCCGTACCAATCGAGGGATTACCATCACTTCAGAGGGAAGTGAATTTTTGGGATACGCAAGGCAGGTAGTGGAACAGTACAACTTGATGGAAGAACAGTATATAGAAAAGAAGGTCCGAAAAAAATATTTTAGTGTGTCTACTCAGCACTATTCTTTTGCCGTAAAGGCCTTTGTGGAAATGGTCAAGCAATTTGATATGGATGAATATGAGTTTGCAGTGCATGAAACGAAAACCTACGAAGTCATTGACGACGTTAAGAACTTTAAGAGTGATGTAGGTATTCTTTATCTGGATGATTTTAACGAAAAGGTATTACGAAAGATTTTAAATGAAAATTCTTTGGAATTTATCGAGCTTTTTTCATGCGATACCTATGTGTATCTATGGAAGGGACATCCTTTGGCAAAGAACAGCATGATCACTATGGAAGAGCTGGAGAACTATCCATGTCTATCCTTTGAACAGGGGAAAAACAATTCTTTTTATTTTGCTGAAGAGGTTTTAAGCACCTACGAATATAAACGAATCATCAAAGCCAATGATCGGGCTACCATGCTGAATCTCATGGTAGGGCTCAACGGATATACCTTGTGCTCCGGAATTATCTGTGAAGAATTAAACGGAAAGGATTATCAGGCGATAAAGCTGGATTCGGATGAAGTGATGCATATTGGGTATATCAAACATAAGAGGATTCCATTGAGTCTGGAAGGCAAAAAGTATCTGGACGAATTATTGAAGTATAGGGAATTGGTATTGTAA